CCACAGAGTAGGGTGACCAGTTGAACACCATTTGTTATACCTTACCGCAAGATAGTAGAGTATCTGAAGGGTGATCAGTTGAATATCCTTTGTCATACCTTGACTCAGTTGAATATCCTTTGTCATACCTTGACTAGTTAAACAAGATAATGGCGTACATGTAGTAAAGGGTGACCAGATACTGGCATAGATGTAGTAAAGGAGGGTGATCAGTTGAATACCCTTTGTCATAGCTTGACTAGTTCCACAAGATAGTGGCGTACATGTAGTGAAGGGTGATCAGTTGAATACCCTTTGTCATACCTTGACTAGTTCCACAAGATAATGGCGTACATGTAGTAAAGGGTGACCAGATAGTGGCTTACATGTAGTAAAGGGTGACCAGTTGAATACCCTTTGTCATAACATGACTAGTTCCACAAGATATTGGCGTACATGTAGCAAAAAGGGTGGCCAGTTGAACACCCTTTGTTATAATTTTGAACACTCTTAATGAAATTTCTAGCTTCATTACGGCCACCCATAAAGGCTAAAAAGTACATGGGAAGAAACCTCCTAATGTTTTCTCTAATGAGATTGAACCTAAAATCTCATGGTGTACAATCTACAAGTTGTGCAATGTTAACCTTTGAAGATTTCTTAGTTTCGCTAACAAAGAgatgaatataataataatttaatggtGAGAAAGACAATGCATgtattgtaatatatatttcttgaaCTCCTCACCTTCCCTCaaaataaatctaaatatttttttctttcatatataCTAAAAGTGTTGTGGAATTTGAAAAGGTAACAAATTGAGAAGGACTTTTAGCTACCTTAGAAGTTAATGTCAATGCAACAAATTGGCTAATTCAAAAAGCAAGTGTATGTGGCTTTTCTCTTTTATGGATATATAGTGCTTTCATGTTGTTAGAAATCATGAGGTGTGAAAAAGTTGTAGCTTTATGATTACATTCACCTTAATTTGTTACGCCTTTTCACACTGAGTGCATATTAATATCATTACCAAatgaatctttaatcttaaaagTTTACTAATGTTTTGAGTGTGAACATTAGTAATTGGGTTGCTAGAGGCAACTTTGGCAATGATATTGAGCAAATCGTTCATCTGATTTGCGTATAGTTAATTCAGAGGATCATGTTAtttgcaataaattttaatgtatGAAATAATAAACTTCAACcacaagaagaaataagaagTAATAAACAATATGGATACAGTTATGTTTCTCCCTTAATTCTTCTCTCCACATTTTCTTTATGTTCCTTTTGATCTATGAATATTCTTCGCGATTCAATGGTTGAAAGATTTGTTTGTTTATAACTTTGATCTCTTTATGAACATCCCAAGAATTTGTGAGATGTTTAAGACGCTTATTTaagtaaatatattattcttagACGTGAGACTAGAATTTGGTATAAAGTATTCTCCAAGAACCCTAACTAAAATTGAACTCATCTGGTATAATCCGGTATAGTAGAAAATGGACCCAAGGACTAACATTTCAATGTTGCAGGTTCAATGCAAAGGATTTCCTCGAACGTAGTCGAAATGGTCGAATAGTGTTTGCTGGAGATTCAATTGGAAGAAACCAATGGGAGTCAATGATATGTATGTTAGCACAAGGTGTATCTAACCAATCCACCATATATGAAGAATTTGGAAACCCCATAACCAAACACAGAGGCTATCTCTCTATGAAATTTCAAGAGTACAATCTTACTGTTGAATATTACAGAGTACCTTTCTTAGTAGTCGTTGATCGTCCTCCCGCGAATGCATCGAAAGAAGTGAGGGGTGTGATCAGGCTTGATAAGCTGCATTGGTATTTCACAAAGTGGGTTAATGCAGATGTAATTATATTCAATGCTGGACATTGGTGGAATGAAGATAAAACTATTAACATGTATGAATCCCAAATGCTTCAGCAATAATCAGATATATCTGTATTCTTTTGACCATAAGAACTTCAGCAATCACTAACATTACACAAAATGTATTGCAGGGGCATCCATTTCCAAGAAGGAACAACGGTGAACATGACGATGAATGTAGTGGAAGCTTTTCAAAGATCATTGAATACTTGGGCGTCGTGGGTGATTCAAAATACCAAGCCTGAAAAGAGTCACATCTTCTTCCGCAGCGTTTCACCAGTACACTACAGGTAAGTACTTTGTATGAACTAATCAGTTGCAACACAAATACACTATACTAAGACTGAATTTGGTAAAATTGATTTGCAGGGATGGAGCTTGGAATGAAGGTGGCCATTGCCACACAAATACAGCACCGGAAACAGAGTATACTAAGCTGGAGAAAGAGCCAACCAACAATATATTCATTTCTGAGGTAGTTGAGAAAATGCA
The nucleotide sequence above comes from Solanum pennellii chromosome 9, SPENNV200. Encoded proteins:
- the LOC107031025 gene encoding protein trichome birefringence-like 8; the protein is MYHVLFFLFLFFSSILFYNLLSPLYHDPLVISNIGFFAKNSTCDYSYGKWIWDEKYVIDQYNENCPFLDPGFRCRKSGRRDMDYRKWRWQPQHCHLPRFNAKDFLERSRNGRIVFAGDSIGRNQWESMICMLAQGVSNQSTIYEEFGNPITKHRGYLSMKFQEYNLTVEYYRVPFLVVVDRPPANASKEVRGVIRLDKLHWYFTKWVNADVIIFNAGHWWNEDKTINMGIHFQEGTTVNMTMNVVEAFQRSLNTWASWVIQNTKPEKSHIFFRSVSPVHYRDGAWNEGGHCHTNTAPETEYTKLEKEPTNNIFISEVVEKMQNTRRNMTFLNITYLSEFRKDGHPSEYREPGTPAGAPQDCSHWCLPGVPDSWNELLYAYLLLNGYKTKLK